From a single Kitasatospora sp. NBC_00458 genomic region:
- a CDS encoding ABC transporter permease, whose protein sequence is MTGRGRLVLTRLLAARWAVAGAVVVLLLFALAFGGQYLTPWDYAAPDYTALRQPPSGTHWFGTNGVGQDVFAQTVRGLQKSLVIGLLVALFSTVLASLVGACAGYFGGWADRVLMFLVDLMLVFPAFLVITIISPRLKGAGWLAFVLLLALFNWMITARVVRSMTVSLREREFVRAAQFMGVHPLRIITRHVLPNVASFLIIDATITVGGAVMSETALSYFGFGVKAPDVSLGTLLAAGTSEAPVFPWLFYFAAGLLVLFVLAVNLIGDGLRDALDPTSEAARRPRRTDRSRRSDRPRRSDRRKQART, encoded by the coding sequence GTGACCGGCCGGGGCCGGCTCGTCCTCACCCGCCTGCTGGCCGCCCGCTGGGCGGTGGCCGGCGCCGTCGTCGTCCTGCTGCTGTTCGCCCTCGCCTTCGGCGGCCAGTACCTCACCCCCTGGGACTACGCCGCCCCCGACTACACGGCACTGCGCCAACCACCCTCCGGCACGCACTGGTTCGGCACCAACGGGGTGGGCCAGGACGTCTTCGCGCAGACCGTCCGCGGCCTGCAGAAGTCGCTGGTCATCGGCCTGCTGGTCGCCCTCTTCTCGACCGTGCTGGCCTCCCTGGTCGGCGCCTGCGCCGGATACTTCGGGGGCTGGGCCGACCGGGTCCTGATGTTCCTGGTCGACCTGATGCTGGTCTTCCCGGCCTTCCTCGTCATCACGATCATCTCGCCCCGGCTCAAGGGCGCGGGCTGGCTCGCCTTCGTCCTGCTGCTCGCCCTGTTCAACTGGATGATCACCGCCCGGGTGGTCCGCTCGATGACCGTCTCCCTGCGCGAGCGGGAGTTCGTCCGCGCCGCGCAGTTCATGGGCGTCCACCCGCTGCGGATCATCACCCGGCACGTCCTCCCGAACGTCGCCTCCTTCCTCATCATCGACGCCACCATCACGGTCGGCGGCGCCGTGATGAGCGAGACGGCGCTCTCCTACTTCGGCTTCGGCGTGAAGGCGCCCGACGTCTCGCTCGGCACCCTGCTCGCCGCCGGCACCAGCGAGGCACCCGTCTTCCCCTGGCTCTTCTACTTCGCGGCCGGGCTGCTGGTGCTCTTCGTCCTGGCCGTCAACCTGATCGGGGACGGACTGCGCGACGCCCTCGACCCGACCTCCGAGGCCGCCCGGCGACCCCGGCGCACCGACCGATCCCGGCGCTCCGACCGCCCCCGGCGCTCCGACCGCAGGAAGCAGGCCCGCACGTGA
- a CDS encoding ABC transporter ATP-binding protein, with translation MLAVRDLRVDFTGPRGSAPVPAVRGVDLTLRRGETLGIVGESGSGKSVTALAVLGLLPGTARVRGSVRLDGRELVGLPGRELAAVRGRRIAMVFQDPLSAFTPVYRIGDQIVEALRIHQSLDRTAARARAAELLDLVGIPAPDRALDSFPHEFSGGMRQRAMIAMAIANDPDVLLADEPTTALDVTIQAQVLDVLRTAQRETGAALVLVSHDLGVIAGMADRVAVMYAGRVVETTGVDELFAAPRHPYTLGLIGAVPRLDGRGGPLVPIPGTPAPMAELPAGCPFAVRCPLVEDRCRTAEPPLAEAGTEPEQDSAAARATAAEGAAETAAAVATAATAGHLAACVRAGELAARRPAPAEVYPVPALPPPAVDRPPREERAPVLDVAGLTKTFPLLKGSVFKRRIGSVHAVDGVDLSIREGETLGLVGESGSGKSTTLFELLRLAAPESGRIELLGRDTAALSRAEAHRMRSRLQIVFQDPMASLDPRMPVGDIVAEPLRAQRAAKDEIARRVPELLRQVGLDPAHTVRYPHQFSGGQRQRISIARALAVRPKLLVLDEPVSALDVSIQAGVLNLLQSLKAELGLSYLFVSHDLSVIRHLADRVSVMYLGRTVEEGEVSAVFDRPRHPYTHALLSAVPLPDPAAERSRSRILLAGDPPSPTARRTGCPFRTRCPVHAGLTDAAERARCETEAPALAGPAPDTDHRAACHFPER, from the coding sequence CTGCTGGCCGTCCGGGACCTGCGCGTCGACTTCACCGGTCCGCGCGGCAGCGCCCCCGTCCCCGCCGTCCGCGGCGTCGACCTCACCCTGCGGCGTGGCGAGACCCTCGGCATCGTCGGCGAGTCCGGCTCCGGCAAGTCGGTCACCGCGCTCGCCGTGCTCGGTCTGCTGCCCGGCACCGCCCGCGTCCGGGGCTCGGTCCGGCTGGACGGACGCGAACTGGTCGGCCTGCCCGGGCGGGAGCTGGCCGCCGTCCGCGGCCGACGGATCGCCATGGTCTTCCAGGACCCGCTCTCCGCCTTCACCCCCGTGTACCGGATCGGCGACCAGATCGTCGAGGCGCTCCGCATCCACCAGTCCCTCGACCGGACCGCCGCCCGCGCACGGGCCGCCGAACTGCTCGACCTGGTCGGCATCCCGGCGCCCGACCGCGCCCTCGACAGCTTCCCGCACGAGTTCTCCGGCGGCATGCGGCAGCGCGCGATGATCGCCATGGCCATCGCCAACGACCCCGACGTACTGCTCGCCGACGAACCCACCACCGCCCTCGACGTCACCATCCAGGCGCAGGTCCTCGACGTGCTGCGCACCGCCCAGCGCGAGACCGGCGCCGCCCTGGTCCTGGTCAGCCACGACCTCGGCGTGATCGCCGGGATGGCCGACCGGGTCGCGGTCATGTACGCGGGCCGGGTGGTCGAGACGACGGGGGTCGACGAACTGTTCGCCGCGCCCCGCCACCCGTACACGCTCGGACTGATCGGCGCGGTGCCCCGGCTCGACGGGCGCGGCGGGCCGCTGGTGCCGATACCCGGCACCCCCGCGCCGATGGCCGAGCTGCCGGCCGGCTGCCCGTTCGCGGTGCGCTGCCCGCTGGTCGAGGACCGCTGCCGGACGGCGGAGCCGCCGCTGGCGGAGGCGGGCACGGAGCCGGAGCAGGACTCGGCGGCGGCTCGGGCCACCGCGGCCGAGGGGGCCGCGGAGACCGCTGCAGCCGTCGCGACCGCTGCGACCGCCGGGCACCTCGCCGCCTGCGTCCGCGCCGGCGAACTGGCCGCACGGCGCCCCGCCCCGGCCGAGGTCTACCCGGTGCCCGCCCTCCCGCCGCCGGCCGTCGACCGGCCCCCGCGCGAGGAGCGCGCCCCGGTCCTCGACGTCGCCGGGCTCACCAAGACCTTCCCGCTGCTCAAGGGCTCCGTGTTCAAGCGCCGGATCGGCTCGGTGCACGCGGTGGACGGCGTCGACCTGTCGATCCGGGAGGGCGAGACGCTCGGGCTGGTCGGCGAGTCCGGCTCCGGCAAGTCCACCACCCTGTTCGAACTGCTGCGCCTCGCCGCCCCCGAGTCCGGCCGGATCGAGCTGCTCGGCCGCGACACCGCCGCGCTCTCCCGCGCCGAGGCCCACCGGATGCGCTCCCGGCTGCAGATCGTCTTCCAGGACCCGATGGCCAGCCTCGACCCCCGGATGCCGGTCGGCGACATCGTGGCCGAACCGCTGCGCGCCCAGCGGGCCGCCAAGGACGAGATCGCCCGCCGGGTCCCCGAACTGCTCCGCCAGGTCGGCCTCGACCCCGCCCACACCGTCCGCTACCCGCACCAGTTCTCCGGCGGGCAGCGCCAGCGGATCTCGATCGCCCGCGCGCTGGCCGTCCGGCCGAAGCTGCTGGTGCTCGACGAGCCGGTCTCCGCCCTGGACGTCTCCATCCAGGCCGGTGTGCTCAACCTGCTCCAGTCGCTCAAGGCGGAACTGGGCCTCTCCTACCTCTTCGTCTCGCACGACCTCTCGGTGATCCGGCACCTCGCCGACCGGGTCAGCGTCATGTACCTGGGCCGGACGGTCGAGGAGGGCGAGGTGTCCGCCGTCTTCGACCGCCCGCGCCACCCCTACACCCACGCCCTGCTCTCCGCCGTCCCGCTGCCTGACCCGGCCGCCGAACGCTCCCGGTCCCGCATCCTGCTCGCCGGCGACCCGCCGTCCCCCACCGCCCGGCGCACCGGCTGCCCGTTCCGCACCCGCTGCCCCGTCCACGCCGGGCTCACCGACGCGGCCGAACGCGCCCGCTGCGAGACCGAGGCCCCAGCACTGGCCGGGCCCGCGCCGGACACCGACCACCGGGCGGCCTGCCACTTCCCGGAGCGGTAG
- a CDS encoding GOLPH3/VPS74 family protein has protein sequence MAPLDSGPRGRRSIPEELVLLCTDPAQGTLRVSTAAFYRVLAGGVLADLLLAGGVTVEDRRITAFQPLGASDEITAGVLARLAEAGKRRYRLGLDHVLRQVPRKESVEHFRARLVADGAMTVERRRLLLIPYRAHLPVPPTAGQDIADRIAALLTRLETGAGGSGSRAADGRDLQLAGLVGAGRFDRRLFPGPENAALRKTLRKVVKELPVARSVRRLVDADNSSGG, from the coding sequence ATGGCTCCGCTCGACTCCGGCCCCCGCGGCCGACGCTCGATACCCGAGGAACTGGTCCTGCTCTGCACCGACCCGGCGCAGGGCACCCTGCGGGTCTCGACCGCCGCCTTCTACCGGGTCCTCGCGGGCGGTGTGCTCGCCGACCTGCTGCTGGCCGGCGGGGTGACCGTCGAGGACCGGCGGATCACCGCGTTCCAGCCGCTGGGGGCGTCCGACGAGATCACCGCCGGAGTGCTGGCCCGGCTGGCGGAGGCGGGCAAGCGGCGGTACCGGCTCGGGCTGGACCACGTCCTGCGGCAGGTGCCCCGCAAGGAGTCCGTCGAGCACTTCCGCGCGCGGCTCGTCGCCGACGGCGCGATGACCGTCGAACGCCGCAGGCTCCTCCTCATCCCCTACCGCGCCCACCTGCCGGTGCCGCCCACCGCCGGACAGGACATCGCCGACCGGATCGCCGCCCTCCTGACCCGCCTGGAGACCGGGGCCGGCGGGTCCGGCTCCCGTGCGGCGGACGGGCGGGACCTGCAGCTGGCGGGGCTGGTCGGCGCGGGCCGCTTCGACCGGCGGCTCTTCCCCGGGCCGGAGAACGCCGCGCTCCGCAAGACCCTGCGAAAGGTGGTGAAGGAGCTGCCGGTGGCCCGGTCCGTCCGGCGGCTCGTCGACGCGGACAACTCCAGCGGGGGCTGA
- a CDS encoding alpha/beta fold hydrolase produces the protein MTEPEGRGPRRPRSGRPGAARKRRGVGDTPAFLRVDGVPLHVRVEGRGPACLLTGGLGSSWFDWDLVVPFLTPYRTVIRFDRPGYGLSAPEPATRPLPTAVREARRIRAVLDALGPGGPCTVAGHSLAGFHVEAFARLYPERTAGLVLLDASVEPDPRPRPAPALRDLASRAAAGAATAVAVPYLLGPTARRVVARASTVRREDLAPVSLVRHCYRTGRSLRALLRENGRYLDTAAELAGLRRTAPLPDGLPVTVLAADDGLRSRRTEEWLAAQRELAVLLGADFRTTAPAGHLLMFDRPDAVASAVLETR, from the coding sequence ATGACCGAACCCGAGGGGCGGGGTCCCCGGCGACCCCGTTCCGGCAGGCCCGGGGCGGCCAGGAAGCGCCGGGGGGTCGGCGACACCCCGGCGTTCCTGCGCGTCGACGGCGTCCCCCTGCACGTCCGCGTCGAGGGCCGGGGCCCGGCCTGCCTGCTCACCGGCGGTCTCGGCAGCAGCTGGTTCGACTGGGACCTCGTCGTCCCGTTCCTCACCCCGTACCGCACCGTGATCCGCTTCGACCGCCCCGGCTACGGCCTGAGCGCCCCCGAGCCCGCGACCCGGCCGCTGCCCACGGCCGTGCGGGAGGCACGCCGGATCCGTGCGGTGCTGGACGCGCTGGGGCCGGGCGGGCCCTGCACGGTGGCCGGCCACTCGCTGGCCGGGTTCCACGTCGAGGCCTTCGCCCGGCTGTACCCGGAACGGACCGCCGGGCTGGTACTGCTGGACGCGAGCGTGGAACCGGATCCGCGTCCGCGCCCGGCCCCGGCGTTGCGGGACCTCGCGTCGAGGGCGGCCGCCGGCGCCGCGACCGCGGTCGCGGTGCCGTACCTGCTCGGGCCCACCGCGCGCCGGGTGGTGGCCAGGGCCTCGACGGTCCGCCGCGAGGACCTCGCCCCGGTGTCCCTGGTCCGGCACTGCTACCGGACCGGCCGCTCGCTGCGCGCGCTGCTCCGGGAGAACGGCCGCTACCTGGACACGGCCGCCGAGCTGGCCGGACTGCGGCGCACCGCTCCGCTGCCGGACGGCCTGCCGGTCACCGTGCTCGCCGCCGACGACGGCCTCCGCAGCCGCCGGACCGAGGAGTGGCTGGCCGCCCAGCGCGAGCTGGCCGTACTGCTCGGCGCCGACTTCCGCACCACCGCCCCGGCCGGACACCTGCTGATGTTCGACCGCCCGGACGCCGTGGCCTCGGCGGTCCTGGAGACCCGCTGA
- a CDS encoding transglycosylase domain-containing protein, protein MSRNARSGTQSTTGRNTGPGTGRAGRKARRPKRTGWRRLLPTWRMTLAGLTTALLLGVGLFALGFALVKVPDAHAAATAQSNTWLYQDGSVIARTGQTNRQNVGLDKVSPAAQHATLAAEDRSFYHEGAVNIPGLVRAAVNTAKGEGTQGGSTITQQYVKNTYLSQKQSVTRKVKELFIAIKVDATESKDEILSSYLNTSYYGRGAYGVQAAAQQYFGVDASALDAAQGAYLAALLNAPSAYDVATATPAGRQNAVNRWNYVLDGMVKEGWLSPEERAATTFPEVRDPQAQLGLSGQAGYLVNAATEYLTANQIITESELARGGYTIRLTVDPTRQQALQDAVQAQLHDTLDPEKRKKDAAVQPGAVSVDPKSGAVVALYGGVDYTKHYIDNATRRDYQAGSTFKAIGLAAALENDAKTQSGQTVTPRTVYDGTSGRKVRGGKGTAYAPPNEGDKSYGQITLQQATDWSVNSAFAQLAQDTGLSKVRDTAIALGLPADTPGLDPVSSIPLGTSTPSVLDLAGVYATLANDGRQITPWLVQSVDHEGEALPLPAHKVTQAVSEQTAREVTSMLEGVVSDPGGTGWRAKALGRPAAGKTGTTDEHRSVWFVGYTPELVTSVALFGQDPATGAQVSLNGTGGLDGAAGGQYPAQIWTGYMKAALKGQPVTDFTAPANADDSSPRSGSTGTPTPSAPPSGGPEAPAVPSGPPSPAATPGGGSGTTGGSGSTPSTEPTGGPTTVPTPPGGTGGGSGTGGSGSGGATTAPSRPATPQPTSRPTRTPAPTTAPTTGPTTAPTPAPQPSGGAGGGSGGSGADTGANALAGSGAAQ, encoded by the coding sequence TTGTCCCGAAACGCCCGGAGCGGCACGCAGAGCACCACCGGACGGAACACCGGGCCGGGTACCGGGAGGGCCGGCCGGAAGGCCCGCCGCCCCAAGCGCACCGGCTGGCGCCGGCTGCTCCCCACCTGGCGGATGACGCTGGCCGGCCTCACCACCGCCCTGCTGCTCGGCGTCGGCCTGTTCGCCCTCGGATTCGCCCTGGTGAAGGTGCCGGACGCGCACGCCGCCGCGACCGCCCAGAGCAACACCTGGCTCTACCAGGACGGCTCGGTGATCGCCCGGACCGGCCAGACCAACCGGCAGAACGTCGGCCTCGACAAGGTCTCCCCCGCCGCGCAGCACGCCACGCTGGCCGCCGAGGACCGGAGCTTCTACCACGAGGGCGCCGTCAACATACCCGGCCTGGTCCGCGCCGCCGTCAACACCGCCAAGGGCGAGGGCACCCAGGGCGGCTCCACCATCACCCAGCAGTACGTGAAGAACACCTACCTGAGCCAGAAGCAGTCGGTCACCCGCAAGGTGAAGGAACTCTTCATCGCGATCAAGGTGGACGCCACGGAGAGCAAGGACGAGATCCTCTCCAGCTACCTCAACACCTCGTACTACGGGCGCGGCGCGTACGGCGTCCAGGCGGCCGCCCAGCAGTACTTCGGCGTCGACGCCTCCGCTCTCGACGCGGCCCAGGGCGCCTACCTGGCCGCCCTGCTGAACGCCCCGAGCGCCTACGACGTCGCCACCGCCACCCCCGCGGGCAGGCAGAACGCCGTGAACCGCTGGAACTACGTGCTGGACGGCATGGTGAAGGAGGGCTGGCTCTCCCCCGAGGAGCGGGCCGCCACGACCTTCCCCGAGGTCAGGGACCCGCAGGCGCAGCTCGGCCTCTCCGGCCAGGCCGGCTACCTGGTCAACGCCGCGACCGAGTACCTCACCGCCAACCAGATCATCACCGAGTCCGAACTCGCCAGGGGCGGCTACACGATCAGGCTGACCGTCGACCCGACGCGCCAGCAGGCCCTCCAGGACGCGGTCCAGGCCCAGCTGCACGACACCCTCGACCCGGAGAAGCGGAAGAAGGACGCCGCCGTCCAGCCCGGCGCCGTCTCCGTCGACCCGAAGTCCGGCGCCGTGGTCGCCCTGTACGGCGGTGTCGACTACACCAAGCACTACATCGACAACGCGACCCGGCGGGACTACCAGGCGGGCTCCACCTTCAAGGCCATCGGGCTGGCCGCGGCGCTGGAGAACGACGCCAAGACCCAGTCCGGCCAGACCGTCACCCCCCGCACCGTCTACGACGGCACCAGCGGCCGCAAGGTCCGCGGCGGGAAGGGCACCGCGTACGCGCCGCCGAACGAGGGCGACAAGAGCTACGGCCAGATCACCCTCCAGCAGGCCACCGACTGGTCGGTGAACTCGGCGTTCGCCCAGCTCGCCCAGGACACCGGGCTGTCGAAGGTCCGGGACACCGCGATCGCTCTCGGCCTGCCCGCCGACACCCCGGGGCTCGACCCGGTGTCGTCCATCCCGCTCGGCACCTCCACCCCGAGCGTGCTCGACCTGGCCGGCGTGTACGCCACCCTGGCCAACGACGGCAGGCAGATCACCCCCTGGCTGGTGCAGTCGGTCGACCACGAGGGCGAGGCGCTCCCGCTGCCGGCCCACAAGGTCACCCAGGCGGTCAGCGAGCAGACCGCGCGCGAGGTCACCTCGATGCTGGAGGGCGTCGTCAGCGACCCGGGCGGCACCGGCTGGCGGGCGAAGGCGCTCGGCCGGCCCGCCGCGGGCAAGACCGGCACCACCGACGAGCACAGGTCGGTCTGGTTCGTCGGCTACACCCCGGAGCTGGTGACCTCGGTGGCGCTGTTCGGCCAGGACCCGGCCACCGGCGCCCAGGTCAGCCTCAACGGCACCGGCGGGCTCGACGGCGCGGCGGGCGGCCAGTACCCCGCGCAGATCTGGACCGGCTACATGAAGGCCGCGCTGAAGGGTCAGCCGGTCACCGACTTCACGGCTCCGGCGAACGCCGACGACTCCTCCCCGCGCAGCGGCTCCACGGGTACCCCCACGCCCTCCGCCCCGCCGTCGGGCGGCCCGGAGGCGCCGGCCGTTCCGTCCGGTCCGCCGTCCCCGGCGGCGACCCCGGGCGGCGGGTCGGGGACCACCGGCGGCTCCGGCTCGACGCCGAGCACCGAGCCCACCGGCGGGCCGACCACCGTGCCGACGCCCCCGGGAGGCACCGGCGGCGGCAGCGGCACGGGCGGGTCCGGGTCCGGCGGCGCGACCACGGCTCCCAGCCGGCCGGCGACCCCCCAGCCGACCAGCCGGCCGACCAGGACCCCGGCGCCGACCACCGCGCCGACGACGGGTCCGACCACCGCGCCGACGCCCGCCCCGCAGCCCTCGGGCGGCGCCGGCGGCGGCAGCGGCGGGTCCGGTGCGGACACCGGCGCGAACGCTCTGGCGGGCTCGGGCGCGGCGCAGTAG
- a CDS encoding EamA family transporter, producing MHSSKPLLGGSSARTLGLTLALVSAIAFGGSGTAAKPLIEAGLSPLHVVWLRVTGAAVVLLPLAYRHRDAVLRRPGLLIGFGLLAVAGVQACYFAAISRIPVGVALLIEYLGPPLLIGYVRFVQRRPISRGAAIGAGVAVAGLACVVEAWNGLGFDALGVLFALGAACCQVGYFVLADAGSRGDRPVDPIAVSAYGLLVGAVVLTAFTRPWEADWGLLGGDVTMNGHTLPALVPAAWMVLVATVLAYLTGVIAVRHLSPPIAGVVANLEAVVATVLAWILLGEHLGLPQVAGGLLVLAGAFAAQASKPAAAPETAPAGTGGGTGRDAVPAGATALGERLAGAAEAEAAADRTGVSDRPSRTSRGG from the coding sequence GTGCACAGCTCAAAACCACTGCTCGGCGGTTCGTCCGCCAGGACCCTGGGTCTCACCCTCGCGCTCGTCTCCGCGATCGCCTTCGGCGGCTCCGGCACCGCCGCCAAGCCGCTGATCGAAGCCGGGCTCTCACCGCTGCACGTGGTCTGGCTCCGGGTCACCGGCGCCGCCGTCGTCCTGCTGCCGCTCGCCTACCGCCACCGTGACGCCGTCCTCCGGCGGCCCGGCCTGCTCATCGGCTTCGGCCTGCTCGCCGTGGCCGGGGTCCAGGCCTGCTACTTCGCGGCGATCTCCCGGATCCCGGTCGGCGTGGCGCTGCTGATCGAGTACCTCGGCCCGCCGCTGCTCATCGGCTACGTGCGGTTCGTCCAGCGCCGGCCGATCAGCCGGGGCGCGGCGATCGGCGCCGGGGTGGCCGTCGCCGGGCTGGCCTGCGTGGTCGAGGCCTGGAACGGCCTCGGCTTCGACGCGCTCGGCGTCCTGTTCGCCCTCGGCGCGGCCTGCTGCCAGGTGGGCTACTTCGTGCTGGCCGACGCCGGCAGCCGCGGCGACCGCCCCGTCGACCCGATCGCGGTCAGCGCGTACGGGCTGCTCGTCGGCGCGGTCGTGCTCACCGCCTTCACCCGCCCCTGGGAGGCCGACTGGGGCCTGCTCGGCGGGGACGTGACCATGAACGGGCACACCCTTCCCGCACTGGTCCCGGCCGCCTGGATGGTCCTGGTCGCGACCGTGCTCGCGTACCTGACCGGCGTGATCGCCGTCCGGCACCTCTCGCCCCCGATCGCCGGGGTGGTGGCCAACCTGGAGGCCGTCGTCGCCACCGTGCTGGCCTGGATCCTGCTCGGCGAGCACCTGGGGCTGCCGCAGGTGGCCGGCGGTCTGCTGGTCCTGGCCGGCGCCTTCGCCGCCCAGGCGAGCAAGCCCGCCGCCGCGCCGGAGACGGCTCCGGCCGGGACCGGCGGGGGTACGGGCCGGGACGCGGTGCCCGCGGGGGCGACGGCGCTCGGCGAGCGGCTGGCCGGAGCGGCGGAGGCCGAGGCGGCCGCCGACCGGACCGGGGTCAGCGACCGACCCAGCCGAACCAGTCGAGGTGGTTGA
- the lepB gene encoding signal peptidase I produces MAVNLPGTHGDAGAAPSGAVGAGDGTRGARVAQGAHDAHGAPEGPAAPVGGRAEARRARRAAEGRRTRKARRQRPWWIEIPAMAAVGLVVALLIKTCLFQVFTIPSGSMENTLRIGDRVGVNKLAPLTGWEPEPGQPVVFKDPGDWLPPQPTGGNPIGNALGSALGFVGLVPPKDDNYLVKRVIATGGQTVQCSGTTLTVDGAKVDEPYLHPGDDSCAGLDFGPVTVPRGYVWVEGDHRSDSADSRYHQRGPGGGAVPVENVVGPVSAVVWPLNHLDWFGWVGR; encoded by the coding sequence ATGGCGGTGAACCTGCCCGGTACGCACGGCGACGCCGGGGCCGCTCCCTCCGGGGCCGTCGGGGCCGGCGACGGCACCCGCGGTGCCCGTGTCGCCCAGGGGGCCCACGACGCCCACGGCGCTCCCGAAGGTCCCGCCGCCCCGGTCGGCGGCCGGGCCGAGGCCCGCCGCGCGCGCCGGGCGGCCGAGGGGCGCAGGACCCGGAAGGCCCGGCGGCAGCGTCCGTGGTGGATCGAGATCCCGGCGATGGCGGCGGTGGGCCTGGTGGTCGCGCTGCTGATCAAGACCTGCCTGTTCCAGGTGTTCACCATCCCCTCCGGGTCGATGGAGAACACGCTGCGGATCGGCGACCGGGTCGGGGTGAACAAGCTGGCCCCGCTGACCGGCTGGGAGCCCGAGCCGGGCCAGCCGGTGGTGTTCAAGGACCCGGGCGACTGGCTGCCGCCGCAGCCGACCGGCGGGAACCCGATCGGAAACGCGCTGGGGTCCGCGCTCGGCTTCGTCGGGCTGGTCCCGCCCAAGGACGACAACTACCTGGTCAAGCGGGTCATCGCGACGGGCGGGCAGACCGTCCAGTGCTCGGGCACCACGCTCACGGTCGACGGCGCGAAGGTGGACGAGCCGTACCTCCACCCCGGGGACGACTCCTGCGCCGGACTGGACTTCGGGCCGGTGACGGTGCCCCGGGGCTACGTCTGGGTCGAGGGCGACCACCGCAGCGACTCGGCGGACTCGCGGTACCACCAGCGCGGCCCCGGCGGCGGGGCCGTGCCGGTGGAGAACGTGGTGGGTCCGGTGTCGGCGGTCGTGTGGCCGCTCAACCACCTCGACTGGTTCGGCTGGGTCGGTCGCTGA
- a CDS encoding chorismate mutase yields the protein MTDHPTTPDAGLREGIDDAVRAELTSLRESIDNIDAAVVHMLAERFKATQRVGRLKAEHKLPPADPARERTQIKRLRELAAGAHLDPVFAEKFLTFIIAEVIRHHEAIASDAVTGGNDSD from the coding sequence ATGACGGACCACCCCACGACCCCCGACGCAGGACTGCGCGAGGGGATCGACGACGCAGTGCGGGCCGAGCTGACCAGCCTGCGCGAGAGCATCGACAACATCGACGCCGCGGTGGTCCACATGCTGGCCGAGCGCTTCAAGGCGACCCAGCGGGTGGGCCGGCTCAAGGCCGAGCACAAGCTCCCGCCGGCCGACCCGGCGCGCGAGCGCACCCAGATCAAGCGCCTGCGCGAACTCGCCGCCGGTGCCCACCTGGACCCGGTGTTCGCGGAGAAGTTCCTCACCTTCATCATCGCCGAGGTCATCCGCCACCACGAGGCCATCGCCAGCGACGCCGTGACCGGCGGGAACGACTCCGACTGA
- a CDS encoding OsmC family protein — MATTRTARTAWEGNLLDGNGQVTFASSGIGEYPVSWPARAEAANGKTSPEELIAAAHSACFSMALSHGLAGAGNPPTKLDTQADVTFQPGTGITGIHLTVVGEVPGLDEAGFVKAAEDAKANCPVSQALTGTTITLTATLAG; from the coding sequence GTGGCAACCACCCGCACCGCCCGCACCGCGTGGGAAGGCAACCTGCTCGACGGAAACGGCCAGGTGACCTTCGCGTCGTCCGGCATCGGCGAGTACCCGGTGTCCTGGCCGGCCCGGGCCGAGGCGGCGAACGGCAAGACCAGCCCGGAGGAGCTCATCGCGGCCGCGCACTCCGCGTGCTTCTCGATGGCGCTCTCGCACGGCCTCGCGGGCGCGGGCAACCCGCCCACCAAGCTCGACACCCAGGCCGATGTCACCTTCCAGCCGGGCACCGGCATCACCGGCATCCACCTGACCGTCGTCGGCGAGGTGCCCGGCCTGGACGAGGCCGGCTTCGTGAAGGCCGCCGAGGACGCCAAGGCGAACTGCCCGGTGAGCCAGGCCCTGACCGGCACCACCATCACCCTCACCGCCACGCTGGCGGGCTGA